Genomic DNA from Gimesia aquarii:
GGAGATCAGCAACGTATTCCGCAACTGTGAGAGAAACATCAGTATGCGTTCGCAAAAGCGAAGCCGGGCAGTCGCCAGTAATGGGGCCTTGAAGGACTCTGCGAATGACCGAACTTTGCCAGATGCGGTTACAATAGAAATGCTGTTCTTTAGCAGCAAGAATTTCTTTCATTCCAATCGTAACAGCGCGCCAGGGGATTATGGAAATTTCACCACCTACGGTTACAGAGTTAATAGTCCTTGTTTCCCGGGTTAAATTGAGGTTACGGGTAGGGAGCTGTAAGAATTCTTCCGTTGGGATCTTATGCCCTGGTTCGGGTGGTTCATTGAAGGCGATATGACCATTAATCCCAATTCCACCAAAGCAGGCATCCACTCCTTCCCGTTGATCAATCAATTGTTGGATAGCACCAACATTATTTGGATCGGGACAGATGCGATTTTCGGGTAAAGGTGACAATTCCGGATTCAATAAGTCGTAGAATTTACGATTCATATAGCCGCGAAAGCTGAGTGGGTGGGAGATATCGACCCATTGATCGTCGTCTGTCAGATATTCATCCATATTGATCAGCATGACATCTCTAATTGAGTATTGGTTTTGATTCAACATGTCAGCCAATATAGGGTATTGATCGACGGGGCCAACAGGAACGATCAATGTGGCAGGGTGACCATTTTGCTCTGCCACTTTGATAGCCTTAAACATTGCCGTTGCCATATGTTGAGCAATCTCAGACATATCTTTAACTATAGAAAGTTTAACTGCCGTTCCTTTAGCTAAAGCGTCACGATTGATTTTAAGGTAATCAGGAAATTCAGTCGTCATTGTATTGAGAGTACTTTTGCTTTGAGGCATGATTTAGCTTTGATAACTTATTTCGGTGTGAAATATTCATGGAATAAAATCGCAGGATAGAATTATCAAATCAGATGAACTTATAATAAATGTATTAGAACACAACAGGTCTTCGCGACCAATTGATTTCAAAAGTTTATGTTACGATTTTCAAATCATTTTTCTCTTGAGTAATGGAATTCACAATGAAATTGTTTCTGGATAGTGCAATCACAGATGAGATTAAGCACAGCCTTGAATATTGGGACTTGGATGGACTTACAACAAACCCCAAGCATATCAATAATTCTGGTAAGCCTTTTTTGAAAGTAATTGAAGAGATCGCAGAATTGTTCACTGGCACTGATAAACCTGTGAGTGTGGAAGTGGATCCACATGTTACAGATTGGGAACAGATCGTAGAACAAGGAATCCAGCTTTCCAAAATGTCTCCTAATTTTGTAGTGAAAGTGGGCGCCAGCGAAGAAGGGTTTAAAGCGATTCGCGAGCTGACTAAGCAGGGAATTCGGACGAATGCCACTTTAATTTTTTCAGTTGCTCAGGCATGGCATGCGGCTCGAGCGGGAGCGTACTTTATCAGCCCCTTTATTGGATGGAAAGAAAATTATGGCGATTCGACAACAGAATTTATTCTGGAAGTCGCCGAAATGCTGGAACGACATCAATATGATTCACAAATTATTGCGGCTGCGATTCGTAATGCTCGGCAGATTGCAGATGTTGCTCTTGCGGGAGCCCATTGTGTGACTGCAGGTCTTGTTGTGTATCAGGATAGCATGCAAAACCCTTACACAGTCCATGGAGAGAAAGTATTCCAGAATGCATGGGACGCGACGCCAAAAAGTTAGCTTTAGGCATTTTTAAATTCATGAATCTCTTCGCTTCAATGTTTCGATCAAGTCAGGACTTAGTATGTTCATTATCAGTGGTATTTGCTCTGGAATAACGCGGTTTGGTTTTCTCTTATATTTTTTGAGTGTGTATCTATGCTTAGTATTATTTTCTACCAACAAGGCGTGTGCATCAGAGCGTTCAGAAAAACCGAATGTAATTATTATTTTTACAGATGATCAGGGATCTATTGATCTCAATTGTTATGGAGCGAAAGACTTGATTACACCCCATATGGATTCGATTGCCAATAGGGGAATTCGGTTTACACAGTTTTATGCCGCGGCACCTGTTTGCTCCCCTTCTCGTGCAGGTTTGTTGACAGGTAAGTTTCCTCAGCGAGCGGGTGTTCCCGGAAATGTTTCATCGCAACATGGCAAAAGTGGAATGCCTGCCGAGCAGGTTACGATTGCCGAAATGTTAAAAGATGCAGGATATCGAACAGGGCATGTGGGTAAGTGGCACTTGGGTTATACAAAAGAAACAATGCCAAATGGACAAGGATTTGATGAATCGTTTGGCCATATGGGAGGCTGCATCGATAACTATTCCCACTTCTTTTACTGGAATGGTCCCAATCGACACGATTTGTGGAAAAACGGAAAAGAAGTATGGCATGATGGTACATATTTTCCTGATCTGATGGTTCGGCAATGTCAAAACTATATCAAAGAACACAGAGATGAACCGTTTTTTTTATATTGGGCGATCAATGTTCCTCATTACCCCTTGCAGGCAACTGATAAGTGGCGAAAGAAATATGCACATCTTCCTAGTCCACGAAATAAGTATGCTGCGTTTGTTTCTACGATGGATGACTGTATCGGCGAAGTATTAAAAACACTTGATGAGTTCAAACTTCGTGAAAATACAATCGTCATTTTTCAATCTGATCATGGGCATTCACAGGAAGAAAGAACATTCGGGGGGGGAGGTAGTGCAGGACCTTTCCGTGGCGCCAAGTTTAGTTTATTTGAAGGAGGAATTCGTGTCCCTGCCATGATTTCCTGGCCTGGAACAATTGCAAAGGGAGAAAAACGTCATCAAATGGCAACAGGCTGTGACTGGCTACCGACCATCGCAGAACTAACTGGTACACCTCTTCCACAACAAAAACTAAACGGGAAAAGTCTAAAAACAGTCATTGATTCATCAGAAGCGCAGAGCCCCCATCGTGATTTCTATTGGCAAATTGGTAAAAGCTGGGCCATTCGAGAAGGTGATTGGAAGTTATTGGGGAATCCCCGTGATACGAGTCAGCAAGGTCAACTTACCAAGCAGGATCAACTTTTTCTGGTAGACTTATCGAATGATCCTGGCGAAAAACGCAATCTTGCTGCCAGCAATCCTGCGAAACTAGAACGCCTTAAGCAAATTTATCGTCGCTACCAAACATCGCTCTCGAAATAAAACTGATCCTTCTAAAAGCAAAAATAAGATACGAACTATGAACCAGCCAAATAAACGACCTCGAACAAAAATTAGCTCGTTGGGTTGGACAGTTACAGTGGTTCTTTTTCTGATTATCTACTTAGTGATACAGGGCGAGAGAAACCATACGAATGATCAATCGGTTTTAAATTCTGAAGAGTCGAGAGCACAAAACGTTCTTGATCCTTTTAAAGAAGCAAGTCGTCAATCAAATCTTGAAAAAGAGTTAGAGGCTCAACAATCGGATCTGGTTCAGCAAAATGAAACTGATATTTCAAAATCAAAGAACTATCCGGTTACCTCTTCACAAGTATCTAAAAAACAGACTCCAGCGAATTCGAACCGACCACCACCACGAAACTCTTCAAAACAATCAAAAACTGCAAAGCCCAGTCTAGAATTAGGACAGCTTCGAGATTTAGGCAGTAAAGTCTGGGAGTCAGCTGCCGGCTTAAAATATGGCCCCGGTAGCCGAGAAAAACATCGGCTACTTCATGTTATGCGTCATGCTGAAGATCAGCCTAACCGTCCAGGGAAACATGGAGTTTTTGCTGGGGAGGGCAATAGAAAAAAGGTACTTGTATTAATTGATGAGGCCTATCTTCAAGCGAACAAGGGGGGAAAGAACGTAGAGAAAAAAAAGGAAAGGAATCGAATCGTCTATACTGTAGACATGGGGCGTCGTATTGGATTTGTTGGAGGTCAGGTTGGGAACAAACAGGGGAAACCTCCTGCCTTCAAAATACGATTAATACTCGAAGGAACCAATGTGATCACAGCATTTCCTTTGTGATGTTTTGAGGGCAAGGTCAAAATTTATGTACTACGTTGGGACTTGTCCCTTTTGTGAACAAGGGAACTTAGGAATCCGCATCTGTAGCAAAGAAAGTGACGTGCTGATTTTGTGCGATGAATGCGACGCGGTTTGGCTTTCAACTAATTTAGACAGTAAGCCTCTGTTTCCTGAGCAACCACTTCTTCCTTGTCCTTATTGTCAAGGAAATCTTTCCGAAGGCTCTGCACACTGGGCCAACTTTGGGGAGATTTATATGAACGATTGGATTCATATTATCAAGGGAGAGGCCGATGAGTTTTAGAGTGAATTATTTTAAAAGACAATTTCTAATGTGTGTTTCTCTTTAAGAATTTTAGACTCGATTTTAATAGTGTCACGAGTTGCAGGAATTTTTGAGCCTGGGACTTTTACGATTAATTGTGAGACTCGCTTCTTTACTGGTAAGTAACCCCCTTTTTTGACAGGCCTGACTTGGCCTTTGAGCTGGGGTGTAAAGGTCGAGTTTGGCCAACGGACGTCCCAGGGTATTGATTGGCGGTGCTTATCTGTTCCAAGTACAATTCCCGATAAATCTGAAGCGCGATAACGGGTTGATTTGTAACTATAGGGTAGTTTGACCTGAATAATAATCAAGTAATCTTCGTTGAGGTCTGGATCCTTGGGGACTGTCCAGGCTGTAAAGCTTCCTACAGTAACGGCATTTCCCATGGGTTTGAATTTAAAATCGCCTCCCCCATTTCCTTTTCCGTCTCCGTCTTCTTCTCCTTCACCTTTTCCGAGATGCATAGAGAAATCTTCTTCAATTTCCTTTAGTGTCGAATCATTCTCACCTGTCAACGTTTTTACCGGCTGCATAACATTGAATTCGGTCGTTTTTCCACCTGCTTCTTCATCAATGCGTGTGTCCAATGGGTCGTTTAAGCCAAAGTTATCTTTGTCATCGAGGCTGGCAAGTGTCGAGAAATCATCATTTCCCTGGATGCCACCCACAATGACTATCGCCATGATTGTCAGAGCGGTCGAATGAAAAAGAAATGAAATTAAGTATCCCGTCGCTGTGAAACTGGCAATCCAAATAACTGCCTTTTCTTTAAATGAAAGGACAGGCTCATCATCCTCTTTGGCTAGTGACTGAGGTTGAGCAGAAAAACTCTGTCTCTTCATTTGTGATGACTGAGATAAATTCATCACATCTTGAGTTGCAGAATTAGTTTGATTCGACATGGAAATCGTAGCCGACTGGGAGAAAACTGTCTGGAGATTCTGAGAGAGTTCTTTACCAGACATTTCTGTTTTGTTTAAATTCATTGGACGCGATCTCACATCAAACTGCATTGAACAATGGGAGATGGCCCGACCGATAGATCTTAGATTTGAATATACTCCTAATTGTAATTATATATCGGACCGATTAGAATTGAATTCTTTTTTTCTTAAGAAGTAAGAGATAATCGGCAAAACCGGAAGCAGAATGCAAAAAATCCTTTTTTACTGTACAAACAGGTCGAGTTAGACCTCGAAATTCTAAATGGATGCTACTTTTAGTCGGTTAGACTAAACAAGAACACGATGAAGTTCTTGTACGGTCGTAACTCCTTCAAGTATTTTTGCTTTACCAGAGTCTTCCATGGTGGTCATTCCCGAGCCAATTGCCATCTTTTGGATTTCTGTTTGTGATGCTCCTCTAAGAATGGCATCTCGCAATTCACCTTGAATTCCAAGCGTTTCAAAAATACCTGTACGACCTACGTAACCAGTCTGAAAACAATGCTCGCAACCAGCCCCTTTTGCTATTTTAGAGTCTGGCAATTGATCTGAGTTGGTTCCAAGATATTCACAGGCTCCCGCATCTAATTGATCAGGTATTCGGCATTTTTCACAGATACATCTAATTAAACGTTGAGAAATGATGCCTTGGAGACTATCCGTAATGAACATTGAAGGTATTCCAAATTCTCTGAATACGTCAATTGCAGCAACGGCATCATTGGAGTGAAGAGTCGAGAGCACACGGATACCAGTGAGTCCTGCTCTGACGGCAATATGTGCCGTTTCAGAATCACGGATTTCTCCTACCATGATTACGTTAGGATCTTGTCGAAGAACTCCCCTTAAGGCTTCGGCAAAACTAAACCCAATTTTGGGGTCTATTTGAATTTGATTGACACCTTCGATCCGACGTTCAACTGGGTCTTCAATCGTTGACAGACTCATTTCGGGTTGGTTTAGGTAGTCGAGACAACTATAAATGGTTGTGCTCTTTCCCGAACCTACGGGCCCAACACTTAAGATCATTCCGTAGGGAGCATGGCAGTACCCGGTAATCTCGGATATCTGATGATCGCTAAGTCCTAATTCGTTAAATTCTGTAAAACGCTTATGGTCTGGCATTAGTCGCAAGACAAGTCGTTCACCGTGAATAGTTGGCCCTGAACCAACTCGAATATCACGGCGATTTTGAAGTGTCTCATTATTAATGTGACCATCCTGAGCAAGGCGTCTCTCAGTGATATCCATATTTGCAGCTAGTTTGAGCCGTGAGATGACTGAGGCAGCGGCTTCTTTGGGAAGCTGTATAATATCATGCAACATACCATCCACTCTCAAACGAAGTCGCAGACCATCCTCGAGAGGGTCCAAGTGGATATCAGTCGCCTGTAACTGAAAAGCTCTTTCCATCAATAGATCAACGAGTGGTCCTGGACCTACGACATCGACTAGTTCTCTTAGCTCTGCCTGTAGTGCCTGCTGGCGTCCCTCTTTCTTGTTTGCATTATCTGGTTTCTCTGACATCACTTTGACTCTTTCTGTCCTAACATTAATCGCTGAATTGGGTTTATCGAATCTAGAAATCGTTTATCATCAACATTTAGATAAGTTTGACTAAACCGATTCCTCCTAAGATGATGCTACAAATCAGAACTACCACTCCCATAATTCTCAAATTTTTTCTTCGGTCTTTCAGAGCGGTTGCTCCAAGAAGTACTCCCGCAACTGAGAAGGAGATCGTAGCAATTAATGTGGATTTTGGATTGAGATTTAGGGAGTCACTTATATAAAGAGCAAAACAAGCAGCGGCAGACAAGAGTGCAACAATGCCCAAGAGTATCGGCATAGAGAAAATACGTCGCCTTTCAATCCGTTCTTGTTTTAAAGCCTGACTTAAATGCGCAATTGCTTCTTCTTCATTAGAGTAAATACGCCAAACTTTTTGGAGCCCGGAAATCTTAAGCACCTCTTCTACCATATCACTGGTGTTGAGAATCGCCGTTTTTCCACCTTGTTCATCAACCAGTTTCCACACTTGAATAACAACAGCAACCAACGAACTGCTGATGTAAGTCAGTTTTGTTAAATCAATGATAACTGATGGACTCTTTTGGTTTTTGAGTTCCAGAAGGAGTAGGTCCCCTAAAGCCTCCAATTCGTTCCAGGCAGATTCATTAAGTTCTGGAAGGAGTTGAACCTTGAGGTGGTCTTTGACAGTGGTAATGAGGTAAGGAACTTCTTGGGTAGCCATAAACCAATCTCCAACTAATCTCGATACAGACTGTATCGGGGCCCTGCATTAGCTCAATGTTTCATCATTGCATACTGGTTTTGTGTCACTGCTTTAGTGATAGCAATAAATTTCTGAATCTGATTCAAAATAGCAATGCAGTTAGATTTTACCTATCTCAATTCGGACCAAAGTACAAGATTTAATAAGTATTTCTAGAGAAACGAGTTTGCTTAATTACATATTAACAAATGCGAATTACAATTTTTATATAGTGTGAGTGCATAAGGGTTCAATTGATCACTTTAAGGCTGTGTAGACTGAGTTGAGATGATGATTTCAACACAAATTGCGATATATCCATTAACAATGTCATCCTGAAAGCCACTTTGACAGTCTGGATATTATGTCAAGTTTTCTGAAGGTAGGGATTGTATCTGCCAGCCAAGTTAGAAAGGTCAAACAGTTAAATACCAAACAGTTAGCTGAAATTCAGTTTGACTATGGTTTTTAGGCGTACTTATAATCAAAGAATGACCGATTTCACAAAATAGGTTGTTTTTGCGCACAAGTTGTGGGTAGTATTTTACATTACACGTCTGAAGAATCGTGATGAATTCTGAATATTGGCTTCTATTTAAAGCCAAGCGATGATGAAAACGGATTCATTTCAAGCTTTTATTCAATGAAAACAATTATTATCTCGAGCTTAGATCGAAGTAGATAGATAAAAGTCAAATTATAAATCATAATTAGTTTGAACCAGTTAATAAGATAAAGGTCTCTTTAGAGATCCAGGAATGAATCAATGACCCGTTTTAGTAAAATCCTGTTAGTACTAGTGCTCTTTGCTAGTATCGCTTTTATGGGATTTGCCGCAGTTAGTTCAGTGGGAGGCCCCAACTGGCAAAAAGAGGCAGCGAAAATGACGGACTACCTGTTTGAACCTCAGCCAGGCGAGATATTGACATGGTCAGTTAAAACCAGACGGGGGGGCGAGCAAATTTCAACGTCTCCTGTTTTAGCAAAAGTGATCGTTGCTGCTCAGAAGCATAAGATTCAACAGCAAAACGAAAAAATTGATCAAATCACAAAGACAATACCACCCTTAGAAAAAGCAAAAGCGAATTGGAAAAAGATCAATAAATTAGATCGTGAGGCAATGGACTTAATGGCAGCAGAGTTGAGTCAAAAAATTGCTACCTTGGATACTAAGATCACTCAACTTGCCAATGACGGCATTAAAATCAGCCAACAGACATTAGAAGTAAATCAAGAAGCAGCGGAACGAAGGTCTGATATTTTTCGGTTACAAGATCAGATTGATGAAATTCGGAATGAAAACTATTTAGCACAAGAGCAACAAAAAACGCTACGTGATTATATTGCCAGGATCCAAGGTAAAGTACAGCGTCTTCAAAGGCAGAAAAAATTGCTGCAGAAGGCAGTTAAGGGTACTAACTATGAAGAAAATAGTATCTCACAAAAATAACGGAATTTTAACTCAAGTGCTATCAAAACAAACTCGTCATTAAAATAAGTATTTAGGAGCGATTAGATGTCGTTTGTCGGCAAAATACTGGTCGTCGTTCAAGTTATTCTCAGTGTCTGTTTCATGGGCTTTGCAGGGGCTGTCTATACAGCCCAAAATAATTGGCGCGCAGAGAGTAAAAAACTTGAAGGTAATTTAAAAAACGTACAGACAAGTATGGCTGAATTAGAATCTGAGTACAGTAATTATAAAACTGAAACGACTCAGAAAGTAAATGATGCTCTTAGTGAAGCACAAAAAGCTAAGGCTGCGAATAAGCTCCTAGAGCAACAGAGTAAGTCTTACCAAAATCAGTTAGAAACAGTACGTGCTGAACGAGATACTTCGGTGGCACAGGCAGAAACGACTGGTGAGGAAGCAAAGTTTCGACGTCAGGAATCAGGCAGACAACGAGTTGTCAATAAGACACTTCACAATACCGTCAACGACCTGCGAGCAAAGATCAAAAATTTAGAAGATACAATTTTTACTCAATCGATTCGAGAAAAGAATTTGGTCGCTAAGCAAAATAAGCTGCTGAATGAACTCAAATACTTAAATAAAATAGTTTCTAATCTTGGAGTCGACCCTAAGGATCCGGCGATTGCTGGTATGCAATCACCTCCACCTGCTGTGGAAGGTTTGATTCTCAATACCAAAAAGGATAAACGAAATGGAACTAAGTTTGTCGAAGTTTCATTAGGAAGTGATGATGGTCTCAGCAAAGGGCATCAATTGTTCGTTTATCGTTTTGGTACTGAGGCCAATGGAAATCGTCCTAAATATCTTGGTAAGATTGAACTTGTATATGTAGATCCTGATAAAGCTGTCGGGACTGTTATTGACGCTGCTAAGAATGGCGTAATTGAGAAAGGTGACCATGTCAACTCGAAGCTCTAAATCAAAAGGAAAAGCTGCCTCAGGTGAGTCGGGGGGGCCCAATATCTACGTAGGACTGCTTTTTGTTTCATTGGCTGCCTTGTTATTTGGGATCTTGTTTCTTGTAATGGAATTAAGCAGCTATAATTGGGAGTTAGGCGGCTAAAATTATTCAAAAAATCGACGATAAAAAGCACTGTGCCTAGTAAGGCACAGTGCTTTTTTAGTGTGATTCAATATTATTAATAGAATCATTATTTAATTCCAATGATTGGCATTTGAGAGGTGATATTTACGCTTCAGTTTCAATTTCAAATCCCGCGGCTTTCCAGCCGCTAAATCCTCCATCCATAGAAATGACTTGTGTATAGCCCATTTTCTGCAGATTGTCTGCCGCCAGAGCAGAACGAAAACCACCTCCACAGTAGAGTATCAAAAGTGAGGATGTGTCTGGTATCATCTGTTCTACATCTCGTTCAATGATTCCTTTACCAAGATGTTTGGCATTTGGTATTCTTCCTGCACTAAACTCATGATCCTCTCTTACGTCGATGAGATGAAACGCTTCACCTTGTTCTCCACGCCTTTTTACATCATGAACTGTGCATTCAAGAATGCGTGATTTTGCATCCGCAACGATGTCCAGAAAACGTTTAGAATGATCTTTAGCCATCTCATGCCTCTAAATTTAGGGAGTAGTTATATTATTTTGAGCATAAGAGTCTTAGTAAAGACTCAAATTTATTATGTCATATCTCTGTTTAAAAAGCTGGTGAAAAATTGATTCACTCAAAGACTTGCATATTAACAGGAATTTAAAAAATCTTCTATTCCCTGATTCACAGCGCAAGGTGCTTCCATCGGTGCCATATGACCCGCATTAGGTA
This window encodes:
- a CDS encoding sugar phosphate isomerase family gives rise to the protein MTTEFPDYLKINRDALAKGTAVKLSIVKDMSEIAQHMATAMFKAIKVAEQNGHPATLIVPVGPVDQYPILADMLNQNQYSIRDVMLINMDEYLTDDDQWVDISHPLSFRGYMNRKFYDLLNPELSPLPENRICPDPNNVGAIQQLIDQREGVDACFGGIGINGHIAFNEPPEPGHKIPTEEFLQLPTRNLNLTRETRTINSVTVGGEISIIPWRAVTIGMKEILAAKEQHFYCNRIWQSSVIRRVLQGPITGDCPASLLRTHTDVSLTVAEYVADLPDIRLR
- a CDS encoding transaldolase family protein, translating into MKLFLDSAITDEIKHSLEYWDLDGLTTNPKHINNSGKPFLKVIEEIAELFTGTDKPVSVEVDPHVTDWEQIVEQGIQLSKMSPNFVVKVGASEEGFKAIRELTKQGIRTNATLIFSVAQAWHAARAGAYFISPFIGWKENYGDSTTEFILEVAEMLERHQYDSQIIAAAIRNARQIADVALAGAHCVTAGLVVYQDSMQNPYTVHGEKVFQNAWDATPKS
- a CDS encoding sulfatase-like hydrolase/transferase yields the protein MFIISGICSGITRFGFLLYFLSVYLCLVLFSTNKACASERSEKPNVIIIFTDDQGSIDLNCYGAKDLITPHMDSIANRGIRFTQFYAAAPVCSPSRAGLLTGKFPQRAGVPGNVSSQHGKSGMPAEQVTIAEMLKDAGYRTGHVGKWHLGYTKETMPNGQGFDESFGHMGGCIDNYSHFFYWNGPNRHDLWKNGKEVWHDGTYFPDLMVRQCQNYIKEHRDEPFFLYWAINVPHYPLQATDKWRKKYAHLPSPRNKYAAFVSTMDDCIGEVLKTLDEFKLRENTIVIFQSDHGHSQEERTFGGGGSAGPFRGAKFSLFEGGIRVPAMISWPGTIAKGEKRHQMATGCDWLPTIAELTGTPLPQQKLNGKSLKTVIDSSEAQSPHRDFYWQIGKSWAIREGDWKLLGNPRDTSQQGQLTKQDQLFLVDLSNDPGEKRNLAASNPAKLERLKQIYRRYQTSLSK
- a CDS encoding GspE/PulE family protein; this encodes MSEKPDNANKKEGRQQALQAELRELVDVVGPGPLVDLLMERAFQLQATDIHLDPLEDGLRLRLRVDGMLHDIIQLPKEAAASVISRLKLAANMDITERRLAQDGHINNETLQNRRDIRVGSGPTIHGERLVLRLMPDHKRFTEFNELGLSDHQISEITGYCHAPYGMILSVGPVGSGKSTTIYSCLDYLNQPEMSLSTIEDPVERRIEGVNQIQIDPKIGFSFAEALRGVLRQDPNVIMVGEIRDSETAHIAVRAGLTGIRVLSTLHSNDAVAAIDVFREFGIPSMFITDSLQGIISQRLIRCICEKCRIPDQLDAGACEYLGTNSDQLPDSKIAKGAGCEHCFQTGYVGRTGIFETLGIQGELRDAILRGASQTEIQKMAIGSGMTTMEDSGKAKILEGVTTVQELHRVLV
- a CDS encoding STAS domain-containing protein; this encodes MATQEVPYLITTVKDHLKVQLLPELNESAWNELEALGDLLLLELKNQKSPSVIIDLTKLTYISSSLVAVVIQVWKLVDEQGGKTAILNTSDMVEEVLKISGLQKVWRIYSNEEEAIAHLSQALKQERIERRRIFSMPILLGIVALLSAAACFALYISDSLNLNPKSTLIATISFSVAGVLLGATALKDRRKNLRIMGVVVLICSIILGGIGLVKLI
- a CDS encoding rhodanese-like domain-containing protein, with translation MAKDHSKRFLDIVADAKSRILECTVHDVKRRGEQGEAFHLIDVREDHEFSAGRIPNAKHLGKGIIERDVEQMIPDTSSLLILYCGGGFRSALAADNLQKMGYTQVISMDGGFSGWKAAGFEIETEA